The Leptolyngbyaceae cyanobacterium genome contains a region encoding:
- a CDS encoding metal ABC transporter ATP-binding protein, whose amino-acid sequence MKTAIEPADTDWSKMVCQLRNIPFADSLTITVSDLAVQYRTVEALRDVNLVVNPGRLTGIIGPNGAGKSTLIEAMLGLIPVSSGTVEYDGKALMDRRELVAYVPQRSQIDWTYPATVWDVVMMGRVRKTGWFRRFSAVSRRIVQDALERVGMSAFRDRPIGQLSGGQQQRVFLARALAQEAEIFCFDEPFAGIDQKTQAVIFDIFRELANEDKTVLVVNHDLGESIAHFDDLILLNTDLIAAGSRQQVLTQENLYRAYGGRVVFFEEKAA is encoded by the coding sequence ATGAAGACAGCGATCGAGCCAGCAGATACCGATTGGAGCAAAATGGTATGTCAGCTGAGAAACATACCTTTCGCAGATAGCTTAACGATAACAGTCAGCGATTTGGCGGTGCAGTATCGCACGGTAGAGGCGCTGCGGGATGTTAATTTGGTGGTGAATCCGGGGCGGCTGACGGGCATTATTGGGCCAAACGGTGCGGGAAAGAGTACGCTGATCGAGGCGATGCTGGGGTTAATTCCGGTCAGTAGCGGTACGGTGGAATATGATGGGAAAGCTTTGATGGATCGGCGGGAGTTGGTTGCTTACGTACCGCAGCGATCGCAAATTGACTGGACTTATCCCGCTACTGTCTGGGATGTGGTGATGATGGGAAGAGTTAGAAAAACCGGGTGGTTTCGGCGTTTTTCGGCGGTGAGTCGGCGGATCGTCCAAGATGCGCTAGAAAGAGTGGGGATGAGTGCATTTCGCGATCGTCCGATCGGACAATTATCTGGCGGACAACAACAACGGGTATTTTTAGCCAGAGCGTTAGCACAAGAAGCAGAAATTTTTTGTTTCGACGAACCTTTTGCAGGAATCGACCAAAAAACCCAAGCAGTTATTTTTGATATTTTCCGCGAACTAGCTAATGAAGATAAAACTGTTTTGGTGGTTAATCACGACTTGGGAGAGTCGATCGCTCATTTTGATGATTTGATTTTATTAAATACAGATTTAATTGCTGCTGGTTCTCGCCAACAGGTTTTAACTCAGGAAAATCTGTATCGCGCTTATGGCGGGAGAGTGGTATTTTTTGAAGAAAAGGCTGCTTAG